A section of the Pseudomonas sp. FP453 genome encodes:
- a CDS encoding FUSC family protein → MNLPLFARRLLRPLLDPYRRYRHAKLIHAVRVSIGLLATILLTTGINLPHGEWASVTMLIVIGGLQHHGNIGKKAVERAYGTLIGASVGLLLVLQQAWLGQPLLTYLLMSVVCGFFSYHAIGKGGYIALLSAITVFIVAGHGDNPVSDGLWRTVDILIGIVLALAFSFALPLYAVYSWRYNLASALRDCAEIYSRIISGRSVTDDEHFKLLNRLNAAMVQLRSLMPSVSKEVRISMTELDAIQRHLRLCISTLEILGNTRPDPRDALAMARMQLMLKDEHRQIRVQLVGMARALKSGVTERLERPGNISSSSHALEAPVYSALDGYRLLTLQLLSNVDAMRQRLAKTAKQWKI, encoded by the coding sequence ATGAACCTGCCCCTCTTCGCCCGGCGCCTGCTGCGCCCGCTGCTCGACCCGTACCGCCGCTATCGCCACGCCAAACTGATCCACGCCGTGCGCGTGTCCATCGGCTTGCTGGCGACGATCCTGCTGACCACCGGCATCAACCTGCCCCACGGCGAGTGGGCGTCGGTGACCATGCTTATCGTGATCGGCGGCTTGCAACACCACGGCAATATCGGCAAGAAAGCCGTGGAGCGCGCCTACGGCACCTTGATCGGCGCCAGCGTCGGCTTGCTGTTGGTGCTGCAACAGGCGTGGCTGGGCCAACCGCTGCTGACCTACTTGCTGATGTCGGTGGTGTGCGGGTTCTTTTCCTATCACGCCATCGGCAAGGGTGGGTACATCGCGCTGCTGTCGGCGATCACCGTGTTTATCGTCGCCGGGCACGGGGACAATCCGGTGTCGGACGGTTTGTGGCGCACCGTGGATATCCTGATCGGTATCGTGTTGGCACTGGCGTTTTCGTTCGCCCTGCCGCTGTATGCGGTGTATTCGTGGCGCTACAACCTGGCCAGTGCGTTGCGTGATTGTGCCGAGATTTATAGCCGGATTATCAGTGGGCGGTCGGTTACCGATGATGAGCACTTCAAACTGCTGAATCGCCTGAACGCGGCGATGGTGCAATTGCGTTCGCTGATGCCTTCGGTATCCAAGGAAGTGCGGATCTCCATGACCGAGTTGGACGCGATCCAGCGGCACTTGCGCCTGTGCATCAGCACGTTGGAGATTCTTGGTAACACGCGGCCAGACCCGCGTGATGCATTGGCAATGGCACGGATGCAACTGATGCTGAAGGACGAGCATCGGCAGATCCGCGTGCAGTTGGTGGGCATGGCGCGGGCGTTGAAGTCGGGGGTGACAGAGCGGTTGGAGCGGCCAGGGAACATCTCCAGCAGTAGTCATGCGCTGGAAGCGCCGGTTTACAGCGCACTGGATGGATATCGGTTGTTGACGCTACAGTTGCTGAGCAATGTGGATGCGATGCGTCAGCGGTTGGCGAAAACCGCTAAGCAATGGAAGATTTAA